One window of Vespa velutina chromosome 2, iVesVel2.1, whole genome shotgun sequence genomic DNA carries:
- the LOC124947156 gene encoding uncharacterized protein LOC124947156 isoform X4 yields the protein MSESSKMGLFGSKDKNKEQKKEQSKKEDSPDRYAPYCIDSDSETYDTEALSIMDINDIIGVQSDPVSDSTLESEIAALSQIITDSKVENNQTNIKSNTQSKDIDNQSIICGENKEFGDERNIMEKERQVIEDPINVSDINIFDSGNTILQLQTSKHKNISENLDSDSCINTNTNLDTDSDLASLSNVCTISSKEVHLEHGTRCHDESYIKHNADASLESTINEVFSQTTVIEKSIAVSKVSINNDHAKNYNIKHDVDTLVSVEGISESLQLIGEAYISEDSQETNSIETDLRKDELPLTFTDISLTFHVKEENNSNTLSNEKQIIDNINIACENIISKEKLKDSLENKNLSEDFSIVEKTLSINNNRNVEVISIYNLEEKNKEDKQDTSLTVKKFDTEELHNIKNPDFESNVIKDTLQQIQPVFDNKENKHTCEEVQCLSEYKEKSEKICVTDIVSNEKTEMEEKSEINNQLEKTYSKSNNKFIDIQALEIESNTGNKKLEEYETKKINPIETVDHFKEQDEIWNTSETGNLNCTEVINITTSDNNSMNKIEDFQPDVITQSQTNKLEPIEESNNEEHLTELCTTFNMTEKIISINNDTLDSACTELNATNILTTTVNSEKNISNNNVNSNYIENTAEVSFSSSDNITENSLVKSCYFLDNNKSSIFPDTTESVMVKLDVSGFKPKHDPILPNNSEVLETCISQIEKKDYFKDITISNKSTESVQMEIKEPDNKTDVISDFNKSTIKTLQDTNKINDKNNMSTKQCLFQPPMKQIDEVSLIENDNKNSNSEQLLKIETKTHEIKEEKQYIQETCTFVEDINKDVVSPKLLDDTKTSFSLEENKIIEDKIIYETNKREDIVSSKLLDDNKALSFSLEENKIIEDKIICETTEEKCDLENIPDIDDTTHNEIMKNNEDIVNKKENLNEVTNEAQIDQTKKMLEKKIDLITNVEKIDVSITTSSIEENITKEDVKEINQEPNGTLEMNVSASFKNTNNFQNILQKEKKNENVEMFVCTTNNTIPILSEDSGLLMEKADIEDSIKNSISENNLINILEDTPKMTDMFSEEQCQNTQDIMESILDNVTNVTDLKHLLSPENNTRNENEDGLQQSVELITVENEDKELVQKLPQVSPDMLHKEIEDPIEAPNLDSLEELLDLDLIPESDEVTIKDAKIEEEVQEQVEAIDKNVDMTLFLQQSEDTSSIPENPDYIEHVINNCLTDRNDVSLEETTGKVNIETCDQDKIEMNITCKPKELLKINDDIITMSISKNSDDVNLQKQLDVNNSLQSNDLNVDYIGNPLESVENLEKGTSKLEIPQNILLENTNQDEHLNETSLDIDSNQATPDISELESAVKFLQESEEQAVESSLVLSPKMVESVVNDISKQANSNLFVQDEDICNDTSELVVELQRITSDSISISEAEIISEAAKLENERKLAEQIKVNTSISCIEENKLKENKEKIENVPSTIATYFNTTTEKMSSEQILYNSNVPSTSSVNSKISDRMAIIAESIPKVSILEERLKEPPKIEIPTSDITKMCETLTSTKDSLLIPKDAKMSVYQKMLESPKSIENRESKIVDTPKKEIEKHDFENVGSPRIILKIVKSAIAECAEPRSPKSPKIRSATNSPNPEDSPGQKLGKIKLKLSKGGHPSIISNENIEDVNQWHTESAASLSPIGMKIKLSKTGDASILPTEKYESMDDLKEIKHKFEETKRTESPLGMKIKLSKTGDASIVQQDSKDITTKYKEKLDVMQGSPKRIDSPIGMKIKLLKTGDASIVQPEKQEMCEDHKDGKLKEKVETISDLPKRTESPIGMKLKLSKSGDVSIVSPDATDEGKDIVAKSKEKLEASPEIPKRTDSPIGMKIKLSKTKSGASIISIDNSEEIKEKVDISDTPKRTESPFGMKIKLSKSGDASIIHSEVSDDMKEIKQKEKIDVSQDSTKCTEVSCGMKIKMMKYGETSVGLPELIDRHESNHDSSQRIESIGMKIKFSKSGDASIVPPDKQEQVDEHKCKETLKDLPKRTESPIGMKIKLSKTGDASIIQNEVIDNNINKNINKSDIEYQKNCDTSVCAKIKTSKTSDAPLITDSEKKEKQQKRKETESPLEMKIKLSKTGHPTIVPCEVHGDSIHKFKDTVETTNNFPHRYKESVLHKDSPLKILKTGHSTIMQNTRSELTIEPVQIQGKKMENASELSSKRKEITISPIEMKKSKLETHLSQILPEVTIQPVISRDQKQLLFDPKTSLISRQQMNVISQEISITQVRPSKQVDVSMSDKLKDMLSKNVTSSPIGSDCEIIEHRPELIIVNENSNSSQDVMIIEEVPAIRMPEVKMPKKRGRPRRNPLPPLTHTSTQILIPRDPLALDEVSQVVQLEHRENERPRRTCRNQKSYAPPKRGRGRGRGKRKLDNSDLPLSKKPRIEQDLNAIEASTMAIITLDESPKQEQSLRKSSELYKALKQPPIDIKNINTICKIEKQSLLTVRKDGVKQMDIPKTTILDSNVNTQIESVMGSGIEEEKLLAKSTMGSTLLDCKVENAKSTGHESKEMLIPPGHPNWLTPTSKRQTEATSKNEPVPSLQVIDEETRMSAESNSRSQTPARNISTQDLSSI from the exons AAGTTCATTTGGAACATGGAACAAGATGCCATGACGAATCTTATATCAAGCACAATGCAGATGCTTCATTGGAATCTACTATAAATGAGGTTTTCTCTCAAACTACTGTAATAGAAAAATCTATTGCAGTTTCAAAAGTAAGCATAAATAATGACCATgctaagaattataatataaaacatgatGTAGATACATTAGTTAGCGTTGAAGGTATTAGCGAAAGTTTACAACTTATTGGTGAAGCATATATATCAGAGGATTCACAAGAAACAAATTCAATTGAAACTGATTTAAGGAAGGATGAATTACCATTAACTTTTACTGATATTTCTCTGACATTtcatgtaaaagaagaaaataattcaaatactCTAAGTAATGAGAAACAGATTATAGATAACATAAATATTGCatgtgaaaatataatatctaaagagaaattaaaagattccttagaaaataaaaatctgtcAGAAGACTTCAGTATTGTAGAAAAAACATTAAGTATTAACAACAATAGAAATGTGGAAgttatctctatatataatctagaagaaaaaaataaagaagacaaACAAGATACAAGTCTTACAGTCAAAAAATTTGATACAGAAGagttacataatataaaaaatccaGATTTTGAATCGAATGTAATAAAAGATACACTACAGCAAATACAACCTGTCTttgataacaaagaaaataaacatacatGTGAGGAAGTGCAATGTTTATctgaatataaagagaaatcaGAAAAAATATGTGTAACAGATATagtttcaaatgaaaaaactgaaatggaagaaaaaagtgaaataaataatcagttagaaaaaacatattcaaaatctaataataaatttatagatatacaaGCATTAGAAATTGAATCTAACACAGGAAACAAGAAGTTAGAAGAATATGAAACTAAAAAAATCAACCCTATTGAAACAGTTGATCATTTTAAAGAACAGGATGAAATTTGGAATACATCTGAAACTGGAAATCTGAATTGTAcagaagtaataaatataactacttcagataataatagtatgaataaaatagaagatttTCAACCTGACGTTATAACACAAtcacaaacaaataaattagaacCAATAGAAGAATCAAACAATGAAGAACATTTAACAGAATTATGTACGACTTTTAATATGactgaaaaaataatatctattaataatgatactcTTGATTCAGCATGTACAGAGTTAAATgcaacaaatatattaacaacAACTGTtaattcagaaaaaaatatttctaataataatgttaattccaattatatagaaaatacagCTGAAGTTAGTTTCAGTTCTTCTGATAATATTACAGAAAATTCATTGGTCAAAAGTTGTTATTTTCTAGATAACAATAAATCTTCAATATTTCCAGATACTACAGAATCTGTCATGGTAAAATTGGACGTTTCTGGATTTAAACCAAAGCATGATCCTATACTTCCTAATAATTCGGAAGTATTGGAAACTTGTATTtcacaaatagaaaaaaaagattatttcaaagatattacCATTTCCAACAAATCTACAGAATCAGTGCAAATGGAAATTAAGGAACCTGATAATAAAACTGATGTAATTTCTGATTTTAACAAAAGCACAATTAAAACATTACAAgacacgaataaaataaatgataaaaataatatgagtACGAAGCAATGCTTATTTCAACCACCTATGAAACAAATTGATGAAGTATCATTAATagaaaatgacaataaaaacAGTAATTCTGAACAATTACTTAAAATAGAAACTAAAACTCAtgagataaaggaagaaaaacaatatattcaGGAAACGTGTACATTTGTAGAAGATATAAACAAAGATGTAGTTTCTCCGAAATTATTAGATGATACTAAGACATCCTTTTCtctagaagaaaataaaataatagaagataaaataatatatgagacaaataaaagagaagatatagTTTCTTCAAAATTATTGGATGATAATAAggcattatctttttctttggaggaaaataaaataatagaggataaaataatatgtgaAACAACTGAAGAAAAATGTGACTTAGAAAATATTCCAGACATAGATGACACAACACataatgaaattatgaaaaataatgaagatatagttaataaaaaggaaaatttgaaTGAAGTTACTAATGAAGCTCAAATAGATCAAACCAAAAAAAtgttggaaaagaaaattgatctaATTAcaaatgttgaaaaaataGATGTATCTATTACAACATCTAgtattgaagaaaatattacaaaagaggatgtaaaagaaatcaatCAAGAACCAAATGGCACACTAGAAATGAATGTATCTGCTTCTTTTaagaatacaaataattttcaaaatatattgcaaaaagaaaagaagaatgaaaatgtaGAAATGTTTGTATGCACAACTAATAATACTATTCCTATCTTATCAGAAGACTCTGGTTTATTAATGGAAAAAGCAGATATAGAAGATagtataaaaaattctatttcagAAAATAATCTGATAAATATTCTTGAAGATACACCTAAAATGACAGATATGTTTTCAGAAGAACAATGTCAAAATACTCAAGACATCATGGAAAGTATTTTAGATAATGTGACAAATGTAACTGATCTTAAACATCTTTTAAGTCCAGAAAATAAtacgagaaatgaaaatgaggaTGGTCTTCAACAATCTGTGGAATTGATAACAGtggaaaatgaagataaagaatTAGTTCAAAAATTACCTCAAGTATCACCTGATATGCTccataaagaaatagaagatccAATAGAAGCACCAAATTTAGACTCACTAGAAGAATTATTAGATCTTGACTTAATACCTGAAAGTGATGAAGTAACAATAAAAGATgcaaaaatagaagaagaagtacaAGAACAAGTAGAAGcaatagataaaaatgtagATATGACACTTTTTCTTCAGCAGTCTGAAGATACATCATCTATACCAGAAAATCCAGATTATATAGAacatgttattaataattgctTAACAGATAGAAATGATGTATCATTGGAAGAAACTACTGGTAAAGTAAATATTGAAACTTGTGATcaagataaaattgaaatgaatataaCATGTAAaccaaaagaattattaaaaatcaatgatgaTATAATAACTATGTCTATAAGTAAAAATTCAGATGATGtaaatttacaaaaacaaCTGGatgttaataattctttacaAAGTAATGATCTAAATGTTGATTATATCGGGAATCCACTTGAATCTGtagaaaatttagaaaaaggaACTTCTAAATTAGAAATTCcgcaaaatattcttttagaaAATACAAATCAAGATGAACATCTGAATGAAACTTCTCTTGATATAGACAGCAATCAGGCCACTCCTGATATTTCAGAATTAGAATCTGctgtaaaatttttacaagagTCAGAAGAGCAAGCAGTAGAGTCTTCTTTGGTTCTTTCTCCAAAAATGGTAGAAAGTGTTGTTAATGATATATCAAAACAAGCAAATTCAAATCTTTTTGTACAGGATGAAGATATTTGCAATGATACTTCTGAATTGGTAGTTGAATTACAAAGAATTACTTCtgattctatttctatatctgAAGCTGAGATTATATCAGAAGCAGCAAAATTGGAAAATGAACGGAAACTTGCTGAacaaattaaagtaaatactTCTATATCTTgtattgaagaaaataaattgaaagaaaataaagaaaaaatagaaaatgttccTTCAACAATCGCTACTTATTTTAACACAACTACAGAGAAAATGTCTAgtgaacaaatattatataattcaaatgTACCTAGTACAAGTTCTGTAAATTCTAAGATATCAGATAGAATGGCAATAATAGCTGAATCTATTCCCAAAGTTTCAATTTTGGAAGAACGTTTGAAAGAACCACCAAAAATAGAAATTCCTACATCAGACATAACAAAAATGTGTGAAACATTAACAAGTACAAAAGATAGTCTTCTAATACCAAAAGATGCAAAAATGTCTGTATATCAAAAAATGTTAGAATCACCGAAATCTATCGAAAACAGAGAATCCAAAATTGTAGATACAcctaaaaaggaaatagaaaaacatgattttgaaaatgttgGATCTCCAAGAATAATACTAAAGATTGTTAAATCTGCAATTGCAGAATGTGCTGAACCAAGATCGCCTAAAAGTCCAAAAATTCGATCAGCAACTAATTCACCAAATCCAGAAGATAGTCCGGGTCAAAAAttaggaaaaattaaattaaagctTTCAAAAGGTGGACATCCTTctataatatcaaatgaaaacATTGAAGATGTAAATCAATGGCATACAGAGAGTGCAGCATCATTATCTCCTATTGGCATGAAAATTAAGTTATCAAAGACAGGAGATGCTTCAATTTTACCAACGGAAAAATACGAATCTATGGATgatttaaaggaaataaagcaTAAATTTGAAGAAACTAAAAGAACAGAATCTCCATTAGgaatgaaaatcaaattatcaAAAACTGGTGATGCTTCCATTGTACAACAAGATTCAAAAGATATCAcaacaaaatataaagaaaaactagATGTTATGCAGGGAAGCCCAAAAAGAATAGATTCTCCTATaggaatgaaaattaaacTTTTGAAAACTGGAGATGCATCCATTGTACAAccagaaaaacaagaaatgtGTGAAGATCATAAAgatggaaaattaaaagaaaaagtagaaactATTTCTGATCTACCAAAAAGAACTGAATCTCCAATCGGTATGAAACTGAAATTATCAAAGAGTGGAGATGTATCTATTGTATCTCCTGATGCAACAGATGAAGGAAAAGATATAGTAGccaaatcaaaagaaaaactggAAGCATCTCCAGAAATTCCTAAACGCACAGATTCTCCAATtggaatgaaaattaaattatcaaaaacaaaaagtggGGCATCTATAATTTCCATAGATAATtctgaagaaataaaagaaaaagtagatatTTCTGATACACCAAAACGAACAGAATCTCCCTttggaatgaaaataaaattatcaaaaagtgGAGATGCATCTATTATACATTCCGAAGTATCAGATGACATGAaggaaattaaacaaaaagaaaaaatagacgtGTCTCAAGATTCAACAAAATGCACAGAGGTTTCATGtggaatgaaaattaaaatgatgaaatatgGAGAAACATCTGTAGGTTTACCAGAATTGATAGATCGACATGAAAGTAATCATGATTCATCTCAAAGGATAGAATCTATTGgtatgaaaataaagttttcaaAATCTGGTGATGCATCAATAGTTCCTCCTGATAAACAAGAACAAGTAGATGAGCATAAGTGcaaagaaacattaaaagaCTTACCTAAGCGAACAGAATCTCCAATTGGAATGAAGATTAAACTTTCAAAAACAGGAGATGCTTctataatacaaaatgaagtaatagataataatataaataaaaatatcaacaaaTCGGATATAGAGTATCAAAAAAATTGTGATACTTCTGTAtgtgcaaaaataaaaacatcaaAAACTAGTGATGCTCCTTTAATAACAGATtctgagaaaaaagagaaacaacaaaaaagaaaagaaactgaaTCTccattagaaatgaaaataaagttatCAAAAACTGGACATCCAACAATTGTACCTTGTGAAGTACATGGAGATTctattcataaatttaaagaTACTGTAGAAACAACGAATAATTTTCCTCATAGATATAAAGAGTCTGTATTACACAAAGACTCACCATTGAAGATCCTTAAGACTGGACATTCAACAATTATGCAAAATACTCGTTCTGAATTAACTATTGAACCAGTACAAAtacaagggaaaaaaatggaaaatgctAGTGAATTATCTTCTaagcgaaaagaaataacaatatcaCCAATCGAgatgaaaaaatcaaaattagaAACGCATTTGTCACAAATTCTACCAGAAGTTACCATACAACCAGTTATATCGAGAGATCAAAAACAACTATTATTTGATCCAAAAACAAGTTTAATTAGTCGTCAACAAATGAATGTTATAAGCCAAGAAATTAGTATTACACAAGTAAGACCATCCAAACAAGTGGATGTTTCTATGAGTGATAAACTAAAGGATATGTTAAGTAAAAATGTTACTAGTTCTCCAATTGGTTCAGATTGTGAAATAATTGAACATAGACctgaattaataattgttaatgaaaattcaaacTCTAGTCAAGATGTCATGATAATAGAAGAAGTACCAGCAATCCGAATGCCTGAAGTTAAAATGCCCAAAAAACGAGGCAGGCCACGTAGAAATCCACTTCCACCACTGACACATACTTCAACGCAAATATTGATACCTCGAGATCCATTGGCTTTGGATGAGGTATCACAAGTTGTCCAACTAGAAcatagagaaaatgaaagaccTAGGAGAACATGTAGAAATCAAAAAAGTTATGCACCACCTAAAAGAGGACGTGGTAGAG GTCgtggaaagagaaagttagACAATTCAGATCTTCCACTTAGTAAGAAGCCCAGAATTGAACAAGATTTGAATGCAATAGAAGCTTCTACAATGGCTATAATTACTTTAGATGAATCTCCAAAACAAGAACAGTCCTTGAGGAAATCATCTGAATTATATAAAGCTCTTAAACAACCCcctatagatataaaaaatataaacactatatgtaaaattgaaaaacaatCTTTATTAACAGTTCGAAAAGATGGTGTAAAACAAATGGATATTCCTAAAACAACAATTTTAGATTCTAATGTTAATACTCAAATAGAATCTGTTATGGGATCTggtatcgaagaagaaaaattgttagCAAAATCAACAATGGGATCAACATTATTAGACTGTAAAG TGGAAAATGCAAAATCTACTGGACATGAAAGTAAGGAAATGCTTATACCTCCAGGACATCCTAATTGGTTAACACCAACATCAAAAAGACAAACAGAAGCTACATCCAAAAATGAACCAGTGCCTTCTTTACAAGTTATTGATGAAGAAACAAGAATGAGTGCAGAATCTAATTCAAGATCTCAAACACCAGCTAGAAATATATCAACACAAg ATCTCTCAAGTATCTGA